A genomic region of Vitis vinifera cultivar Pinot Noir 40024 chromosome 7, ASM3070453v1 contains the following coding sequences:
- the LOC100249717 gene encoding aspartic proteinase nepenthesin-1 — MASSASHMIIVILLVLAVSSALFSPAASTWRSLDRRPEKNGFRVSLRHVDSGGNYTKFERLQRAVKRGRLRLQRLSAKTASFEPSVEAPVHAGNGEFLMNLAIGTPAETYSAIMDTGSDLIWTQCKPCKVCFDQPTPIFDPEKSSSFSKLPCSSDLCVALPISSCSDGCEYRYSYGDHSSTQGVLATETFTFGDASVSKIGFGCGEDNRGRAYSQGAGLVGLGRGPLSLISQLGVPKFSYCLTSIDDSKGISTLLVGSEATVKSAIPTPLIQNPSRPSFYYLSLEGISVGDTLLPIEKSTFSIQDDGSGGLIIDSGTTITYLKDSAFAALKKEFISQMKLDVDASGSTELELCFTLPPDGSPVDVPQLVFHFEGVDLKLPKENYIIEDSALRVICLTMGSSSGMSIFGNFQQQNIVVLHDLEKETISFAPAQCNQL, encoded by the coding sequence ATGGCTTCATCAGCTTCTCATATGATTATTGTGATATTGTTGGTTCTGGCAGTATCGTCCGCTTTGTTTTCTCCGGCCGCTTCAACGTGGAGAAGTCTCGATCGACGACCGGAAAAAAATGGGTTCAGGGTCAGCCTCAGGCACGTCGACTCCGGTGGAAACTACACCAAATTCGAACGTCTACAGCGTGCGGTGAAGCGTGGGAGGCTGAGACTCCAACGCCTGAGCGCCAAAACTGCGTCGTTTGAACCGTCCGTTGAAGCCCCAGTGCACGCCGGCAACGGCGAGTTTCTGATGAATCTGGCCATCGGAACGCCGGCGGAGACCTACTCTGCTATCATGGACACCGGCAGCGACCTTATCTGGACTCAGTGCAAGCCCTGCAAGGTTTGCTTTGATCAACCAACTCCGATCTTCGATCCGGAAAAGTCATCGTCGTTCTCGAAACTGCCATGCAGCAGCGACCTCTGTGTGGCTCTTCCGATCTCTTCATGCAGCGACGGCTGTGAGTATCGCTACTCATACGGAGATCATTCTTCGACACAAGGCGTTCTAGCCACTGAAACCTTCACGTTTGGCGATGCCTCGGTGTCCAAAATCGGGTTCGGGTGTGGGGAAGACAACCGCGGACGTGCGTACAGCCAGGGGGCAGGGCTGGTGGGGCTCGGCCGAGGACCACTGTCGCTGATTTCCCAGCTGGGTGTGCCCAAGTTCTCCTACTGCTTGACCTCCATTGATGATAGCAAAGGTATTAGTACTCTCTTGGTGGGGTCTGAAGCTACTGTGAAGAGTGCAATCCCCACCCCATTGATCCAAAACCCTTCACGTCCATCATTCTACTACCTTTCCTTGGAAGGAATCAGCGTTGGCGACACCCTTTTACCCATCGAAAAATCCACTTTTTCGATTCAGGATGATGGGAGTGGTGGCTTGATCATCGACTCTGGCACAACGATTACCTACCTAAAGGACAGTGCCTTTGCTGCTCTAAAAAAAGAGTTCATTTCTCAGATGAAGCTTGACGTTGACGCGTCCGGCTCGACCGAGCTTGAACTTTGCTTCACCCTACCGCCGGACGGATCCCCAGTCGACGTCCCACAGCTGGTGTTTCACTTTGAAGGTGTTGATTTGAAGCTTCCTAAAGAAAACTATATTATAGAGGATTCGGCTTTGAGAGTGATTTGTTTGACGATGGGGAGTTCGAGCGGGATGTCGATATTTGGGAATTTTCAGCAGCAGAACATCGTGGTGCTGCATGATCTTGAGAAGGAGACAATCTCATTTGCTCCAGCGCAGTGCAATCAGCTTTGA
- the LOC100244569 gene encoding hyoscyamine 6-dioxygenase: MEKLVSSWSINVQSLPENYVLPPGQRPGKLIVPPCKSLPVVDLGKATSPDRAETIQKILEASWEFGFFQVINHGVSDNLINESRSIFSEFFNMPAEDKASLYSTDIDKSCILYTSNLNYDIEEVHLWRDNLRHPCHPSEEYVQFWPEKPTKYREIVGAFSVEVRKLSLKILDLISEGLGLEQGYFGGELSKRQLLSVNHYPRCPDPSLTLGLPKHIDPCLIAVLLQGDVDGLQVYKDGQWLGVEPLPYAFVINIGHQLQVISNGKLRGAEHRVVTNPREARTTPTTFINPSPDCVIQPAEALVNASNPPLYKAFKFIDFFKNFTAANGDPETALNPYKLQA; the protein is encoded by the exons ATGGAAAAACTTGTTTCAAGCTGGTCTATTAATGTTCAATCCTTGCCTGAAAATTATGTTCTTCCACCAGGGCAAAGACCTGGGAAGCTCATTGTTCCTCCTTGCAAAAGCCTTCCTGTGGTTGATCTTGGGAAAGCAACGAGCCCTGATCGAGCTGAAACAATCCAGAAAATTTTGGAAGCCAGCTGGGAATTTGGATTCTTTCAG GTGATCAACCATGGGGTTTCAGATAATCTAATAAATGAGAGCAGGAGCATATTCAGTGAGTTCTTCAACATGCCGGCTGAAGACAAGGCAAGCCTTTACTCCACCGACATAGACAAAAGTTGCATTCTATACACAAGCAATTTAAACTATGACATTGAAGAGGTGCACTTGTGGAGGGATAATCTGAGACACCCTTGTCATCCTTCAGAAGAATATGTGCAGTTTTGGCCTGAAAAGCCCACTAAATATCG AGAAATTGTTGGGGCTTTTTCAGTTGAAGTAAGGAAGTTGAGCTTGAAGATTTTGGATCTGATCAGTGAAGGACTAGGATTGGAACAGGGCTATTTTGGAGGTGAACTTAGCAAAAGACAGTTACTGTCAGTGAATCATTATCCGCGGTGCCCAGACCCAAGTTTGACCCTGGGATTACCTAAACACATTGACCCTTGCCTCATAGCCGTTCTGCTTCAAGGGGATGTGGATGGGCTTCAAGTTTATAAAGATGGGCAATGGCTGGGTGTTGAGCCTCTTCCATACGCTTTTGTTATTAACATTGGCCACCAGTTACAG GTTATCAGTAATGGGAAGCTAAGAGGCGCTGAGCACCGGGTGGTGACAAATCCAAGGGAAGCTCGGACAACTCCTACCACCTTCATAAACCCTTCTCCTGATTGTGTCATCCAGCCTGCAGAAGCTCTGGTGAATGCAAGCAATCCCCCACTCTACAAGGCCTTTAAATTCATAGACTTCTTTAAAAACTTCACAGCCGCGAATGGTGACCCTGAAACTGCCCTCAACCCATACAAGCTCCAAGCTTAA